In Monomorium pharaonis isolate MP-MQ-018 chromosome 3, ASM1337386v2, whole genome shotgun sequence, a genomic segment contains:
- the LOC105836750 gene encoding uncharacterized protein LOC105836750 isoform X4, giving the protein MIYRDKRILGILVLLNVVAKMPANQTDSPKTDIIEETEEFTTTKRILPDRCLVKTEPGPCKHYVHKWTFNKAEGKCRTFPYGGCLGNENRFNSEAECLHYCVGGADHTLPPYLVTKGNVFVATSTTTMSTPPSTTSSTPRPTFTPPKPTKPPVPKHLRGKELTFMESGHEKTFMFAQSNTFIQLDGPGIKTFQLRLCREISFKFRTKLPHGLLVYHSVKDRPESLDPYALYVIVEKGQLKVVHVFGKQSTSLIVGQGLNRDEWHSVLVRIDVHGAKLIARVDDKQAETTLKVLERIVNYGVSEELASVVLIGGERFLPHGIFCFFITYFHFILTGLSSEERLHGVKYIIESFVGCIRDMVLSSGKSASDLLPIRPLIATKHENVKEGCIDKCRTRENLCFVPDQCVNHYNSLTCDCFGTNYEGERCDVYTATILTLRGSSYVSFRVYDWKDRVHSSVNRISLAFKTKWDNSVLFYASGEIDGTPHYIAASIINESVHVELDFGHNSKISTTLGDYVTSDHWNNLTIFHNGSSVFVSLDDEVKVLEIPGENWNMIIDPEIYIGGGPELHKKKGLLSHNNFAGSLKYVFFNDKSIIYELKRSNPMVHYIGVLEPEYYEADVEVIPITYPFAGSHIWWPIERTNSLKLNFDFKSSKPIAIVASGDVKSSRGVGYWELRQVNDEIRFQLVPVLTENITVSTSVKFPPYNTSWHAVELNYTKGELNILLDYRNKQSKLFAMAFELGDKVIIGSGKSNAGLVGCMREIRVNGQRIEPRHVINTERVVGEVALDNCQFVDPCKRPNTCEHGGKCSVKEDRITCDCTDTGYIGKNCHFAQYRKTCEELALLGYTQDDVYKIDIDGNGRFPPALVKCEFQSIEDSTKTIVEHNLPSQVDVRSITESDFSFNIKYRQFTAEMLQELISHSLYCSQYVKYDCYKAPLDLHSATWFLGSKGTTVDYIGNVNRGSCPCGMNRTCVNSNLSCNCDVSTGNAGKWLSDEGYYETPDSLGITGMVFLQQRDLEEDARGRITLGPLECVETNTQKYVVTFTTSQSYIEVPGWRKGDIAFSFRTTGEKAILLYQPPIRSNYPSFMVALTSEYRLTFNFTLNTGTNRELQVESRRKLNNGEWQKIWIDYNDYHVRFMINTDFRMVDLFPEEEFGPFEGSMFIGGATAEHLKTSSVRQGLIGCFRGLVVNGEILDIHSYMSVHLSEIIKDCKPSCQPNKCQNGAKCVELWSNFECVCENRWAHLGTYCETNINNKALTFTSPKAFLKKNYFGSDDNEERLQLKSMLLENILINLRTYDTHSLILYANDHLNNFVHLYISNGTNIVYLFNAGNEIKNITVENPHVNTGISVQIAIIRGENWTTLFVNEYNVTLNATPILLDTYSNKPWTNSEKEVLAPQRPPAPPTDYFQVNLGGFDPDNLLRVGKEGALIQGYVGCLRGLMIGKYLVDLPSLASEANHEGSKGVLPNCQMKCDAMPCKNLGICTEDFGRQESSCNCELTSYFGEHCADEKGADFSGESVLQREFELEGEVNQVKVQLAFSTNELRQRTTALLLVQTDNKRSYYLLVALTSEGQLIFEEDRDGSAAGVRLSDRNFLNGARHSVYYVRDNNTAILLIDREPVQLLPIPGIPIPDEDETPGATEIQLGGLNTTDSRFTAYKGYTGCLSNVVISINGGPDMKPLEEYMLFTKQGSETVRATIPGGVRSAQCAVFHVQPGGFEPPKNDSVGRDKAWVEDPPERILYKSQYSGATQEEQGAGTYIFIALCCVFVAAVIGCIYEVWRSARKDRRRRRDAASGAVATTASGSQRWQPQQYTESLVTASGVKAVGFKMDDDKRPNGTHVKVPNSKEYKPLPNSEPKELMNDKKVHIKDEEPEKKELLGSMEDLTEEPELEEREEEEEEEEEEDTQDPEVDENKDQLTQEYQQEEQKDTNNDRDGELLVMPVRNKTARKASLTDELDPDETQALLETNFSVTGLNEIKTERIIPKPNNTKSAANNTMPKRPMSLDLNAPIKFRKLRGGVRPEKVTVKLVNGDEVSRQSRGRGYVGVASAYRAQEQLN; this is encoded by the exons ATGATCTACCGCGACAAAAGGATCCTCGGGATCCTTGTCCTGCTCAACGTAGTCGCGAAGATGCCGGCGAATCAGACGGATTCGCCAAAAACAGATATAATCGAAGAAACCGAAGAATTTACTACGACCAAAAGGATTCTGCCCGACAGATGTCTTGTCAAGACAGAACCGGGACCCTGCAAGCACTACGTACACAAATGGACCTTCAACAAGGCCGAAGGAAAATGCCGAACTTTTCCTTACGGCGGTTGTTTGGGAAATGAAAATCGATTTAATTCAGAGGCGGAGTGCCTCCATTATTGCGTCGGTGGTGCCGATC atacgCTACCGCCTTATCTTGTAACAAAGGGCAACGTATTTGTGGCAACGAGCACCACGACAATGAGCACTCCACCGTCGACCACCAGTAGCACGCCACGACCGACCTTTACACCCCCGAAACCAACGAAACCGCCGGTGCCAAAGCACCTACGAGGAAAG GAATTGACTTTCATGGAATCTGGTCACGAGAAAACGTTCATGTTCGCACAAAGTAATACTTTCATCCAGCTCGACGGCCCTGGCATCAAAACCTTCCAGTTGAG aTTATGTCGCGAGATATCCTTCAAGTTCCGCACCAAGCTTCCACACGGTTTGCTAGTTTATCACAGTGTCAAAGATCGCCCAGAGAGCCTCGACCCTTATGCCCTTTATGTGATAGTAGAGAAGGGTCAGTTAAAAGTTGTTCATGTATTCGGCAAACAGTCGACTAGTTTAATAGTCGGTCAAGGACTTAACAGAGACGAGTGGCACAGCGTTCTCGTGAGGATCGACGTGCACGGGGCAAAGTTAATCGCCAGGGTCGACGATAAACAAGCCGAGACTACTCTAAAAGTTTTAGAGCGCATCGTTAATTACGGAGTATCCGAAGAACTGGCCTCGGTAGTCCTTATCGGAGGTGAGAGATTTCTTCCCCAcggaattttttgtttctttatcacttattttcactttatttTGACAGGACTGAGTTCCGAAGAACGATTGCATGGAGTGAAATACATAATAGAATCCTTTGTCGGCTGTATCAGGGATATGGTTCTGAGTTCCGGCAAATCCGCCAGCGATCTACTGCCCATTCGACCACTAATCGCGACCAAGCATGAGAATGTTAAGGAAGGATGTATCGATAA GTGCAGGACACGAGAGAACTTGTGCTTCGTCCCCGATCAATGTGTGAATCACTATAATAGTCTGACGTGTGACTGTTTCGGCACGAATTATGAGGGTGAACGTTGCGATGTGTACA CCGCGACCATACTGACGCTTAGAGGCTCCTCATACGTGTCCTTTCGCGTGTACGATTGGAAGGATCGTGTTCACTCGTCTGTCAACAGGATCAGCCTCGCTTTTAAG ACAAAATGGGACAATTCTGTCTTGTTTTATGCTTCTGGTGAAATCGACGGCACGCCGCATTACATTGCAGCTTCCATTATAAACGAATCGGTTCACGTTGAACTCGATTTCGGACATAATTCGAAGATCTCCACCACGTTGGGCGATTACGTCACGTCGGATCATTGGAATAACTTGACCATATTCCATAACGGATCCTCCGTCTTCGTCAGTTTAGACGACGAGGTCAAGGTACTAGAAATACCGGGAGAAAATTGGAATATGATTATCGATCCGGAAATATACATCGGTGGTGGTCCGGAGCTCCACAAAAAGAAGGGTCTCCTGTCGCACAATAATTTTGCAG GTTCCCTGAAGTATGTGTTTTTCAACGACAAATCAATTATATACGAATTGAAGCGCTCTAACCCTATGGTGCACTACATCGGTGTGTTGGAACCGGAATACTACGAAGCCGATGTCGAAGTCATTCCGATCACGTATCCTTTCGCGGGAAGTCATATCTGGTGGCCGATCGAGCGAACTAATTCGCTGAAGTTAAACTTCGATTTCAAAAGCTCAAAGCCAATCGCGATTGTCGCTTCAGGAGATGTTAAGAGCAGTCGCGGTGTTGGTTACTGGGAG TTACGTCAAGTCAATGACGAAATTCGTTTCCAACTGGTACCAGTTTTAACGGAAAACATTACGGTATCAACTTCCGTGAAGTTTCCGCCTTACAATACTTCTTGGCACGCAGTTGAGCTTAATTATACAAAAGGTGAACTTAACATCCTCCTCGATTACAGAAATAAACAGAGCAAGCTCTTCGCTATGGCATTTGAGTTGGGAGATAAAGTCATTATAGGAAGTGGTAAAAGTAATGCGG GTCTAGTAGGATGTATGCGTGAGATACGAGTGAATGGTCAAAGAATCGAACCTAGACACGTAATTAATACCGAAAGAGTAGTCGGAGAAGTCGCTTTAGACAATTGTCAATTTGTGGATCCGTGCAAGAGGCCGAACACTTGTGAACATGGCGGTAAATGCTCGGTCAAGGAAGATAGGATCACATGTGATTGCACAGATACGGGATATATTGGAAAGAACTGCCATTTTG CACAATACAGAAAAACCTGTGAAGAATTGGCTCTTTTGGGATACACGCAAGATGACGTTTATAAAATCGACATCGATGGAAACGGTAGATTTCCGCCTGCCTTGGTAAAGTGCGAATTTCAATCGATCGAAGATTCGACTAAAACGATTGTCGAACACAATCTACCCTCCCAAGTGGACGTCAGATCTATCACCGAGAGCGACTTCTCCTTCAATATCAAGTATAGGCAGTTCACCGCCGAAATGCTGCAAGAATTGATCTCGCACTCGCTTTATTGCAGTCAATATGTAAAGTACGATTGTTACAAGGCACCCTTGGACTTGCATAGCGCTACGTGGTTCTTAGGTTCCAAAGGTACCACTGTCGATTATATCGGCAACGTCAATCGTGGATCCTGTCCTTGTGGAA tgAACAGAACATGCGTGAATTCCAACTTGAGCTGCAATTGCGATGTGTCTACTGGAAACGCCGGAAAATGGTTGTCAGATGAGGGATATTACGAAACACCTGATTCCTTAGGCATCACCGGAATGGTGTTCTTGCAACAAAGAGATCTCGAAGAAGATGCTCGGGGACGTATCACCTTAGGGCCATTGGAATGTGTTGAAACAA ATACACAAAAATACGTGGTAACGTTCACGACGTCGCAATCATACATCGAAGTGCCTGGTTGGAGAAAGGGTGACATAGCCTTCAGTTTTCGAACAACAGGCGAGAAGGCTATTCTTCTCTATCAACCGCCAATTCGGAGTAACTATCCTTCCTTCATGGTCGCCCTAACATCGGAATATCGGTTGACCTTTAATTTCACTCTGAATACCGGTACTAATCGCGAATTACAAGTAGAAAGTCGACGAAAACTGAATAATGGCGAGTGGCAGAAGATTTGGATTGACTACAATGATTATCACGTGAGATTTATGATCAACACTGACTTTCGAATGGTAGATTTGTTTCCTGAAGAGGAATTTGGGCCCTTCGAGGGATCTATGTTCATTGGCGGAGCTACTGC AGAGCATTTGAAAACTTCTTCTGTTCGACAAGGCCTTATTGGTTGTTTCCGTGGTCTCGTTGTTAACGGAGAAATATTAGACATTCACAGTTATATGTCGgtacatttatcagaaatcatTAAAGACTGTAAGCCTTCGTGTCAACCTAATAAATGTCAAAACGGCGCCAAATGCGTCGAGTTGTGGAGTAATTTCGAATGCGTATGCGAAAATCGATGGGCACATTTAGGCACTTATTGCGAGACAA ATATCAACAATAAAGCTTTAACATTTACCTCACCAAAAgcgttcttaaaaaaaaattacttcggGTCGGACGACAACGAGGAGAGATTGCAGTTGAAAAGCATGCtactagaaaatattttaattaatttaagaacttATGATACTCATTCTCTGATACTTTATGCGAATGATCATTTGAACAATTTTGTACATCTCTACATCTCAAACGGTACCAATATCGTATACCTTTTCAACGCGGGCAATGAGATCAAGAATATCACCGTGGAAAATCCAC ATGTCAACACAGGAATCTCCGTGCAAATAGCTATAATTCGAGGCGAGAATTGGACTACGTTGTTCGTGAACGAATATAACGTCACATTGAACGCGACACCGATACTCCTAGACACATATTCAAACAAGCCTTGGACGAATTCAGAGAAAGAAGTTCTCGCACCGCAACGGCCGCCAGCACCTCCCACTGATTATTTCCAA GTAAATTTAGGAGGATTCGATCCTGACAATCTGCTCAGAGTCGGAAAGGAAGGCGCTTTAATTCAAGGATACGTTGGTTGCTTGCGAGGACTCATGATCGGCAAATATCTCGTCGATCTACCGAGCTTAGCCAGTGAAGCGAATCATGAAGGGAGTAAAGGTGTTCTGCCAAATTGTCAAATGAAATGCGACGCGATGCCCTGCAAAAATTTAGGAATCTGCACAGAGGATTTCGGCAGGCAGGAATCTTCTTGTAACTGCGAGCTGACGTCCTATTTTGGCGAACATTGTGCCGATG AAAAGGGCGCCGATTTCAGCGGGGAAAGTGTACTTCAACGCGAATTCGAACTCGAGGGCGAGGTGAATCAGGTGAAAGTACAGCTGGCATTCTCAACGAACGAACTGCGACAGCGTACCACCGCGTTGCTGCTGGTACAAACCGACAACAA AAGGAGCTACTACTTATTGGTGGCCTTGACGTCCGAGGGACAGCTAATCTTCGAAGAGGACAGGGACGGCTCGGCAGCTGGAGTACGCCTAAGCGATCGGAATTTCCTGAATGGTGCACGTCACAGCGTCTACTACGTTCGCGATAATAACACGGCCATTCTCTTA atTGACCGTGAACCCGTCCAATTGCTACCAATTCCGGGAATACCGATACCAGACGAGGACGAAACTCCGGGTGCCACGGAAATACAGCTTGGTGGATTGAATACCACCGATTCGCGATTTACTGCTTATAAGGGATATACCGGTTGTCTCAGCA acGTCGTGATATCTATCAATGGAGGCCCTGACATGAAACCGTTAGAGGAATATATGCTATTTACGAAACAGGGCAGCGAGACCGTGCGAGCAACGATACCCGGCGGCGTTAGAAGTGCTCAATGCGCGGTTTTCCATGTTCAACCAGGTGGTTTTGAACCGCCAAAGAATGACAGCGTG gGCCGTGATAAAGCGTGGGTCGAGGATCCACCGGAAAGAATCCTATATAAATCGCAATATTCGGGCGCTACTCAGGAAGAGCAAGGCGCGGGAACGTATATCTTCATAGCTCTATGCTGCGTCTTCGTGGCCGCGGTGATCGGGTGCATTTACGAGGTGTGGCGAAGTGCGCGCAAGGATCGTCGACGACGTCGCGACGCGGCCTCAGGAGCTGTTGCGACCACCGCTTCCGGTTCGCAGAGGTGGCAGCCGCAACAGTACACGGAATCCCTGGTCACCGCGTCTGGCGTGAAAGCGGTCGGCTTCAAGATGGACGATGACAAGAGGCCGAATGGAACTCACGTAAAAGTACCCAATTCCAAAGAATACAAACCACTGCCGAATTCAGAACCCAAGGAGTTAATGAACGATAAAAAAGTTCACATTAAAG ACGAAGAACCAGAGAAAAAGGAGCTCCTAGGG TCAATGGAAGATCTAACAGAAGAACCCGAACTAGAAGAAcgcgaggaagaagaggaagaagaagaggaagaggacaCCCAGGATCCGGAGGTAGACGAAAACAAAGATCAACTAACACAGGAATATCAGCAAGAGGAGCAAAAGGACACGAATAACGATCGAGATGGCGAGCTTCTAGTTATGCCGGTAAGAAACAAGACGGCAAGAAAAGCTTCTTTGACTGACGAACTGGACCCTGACGAAACGCAGGCCCTCCTCGAGACAAACTTTTCCGTGACGGGTTTGAATGAGATCAAAACCGAACGTATAATACCGAAACCAAATAACACGAAGAGTGCAGCAAATAATACCATGCCGAAGAGACCGATGAGTCTCGACCTCAACGCGCCAATCAAGTTCAGAAAGCTGCGCGGAGGAGTTCGGCCCGAGAAGGTCACGGTGAAGTTGGTCAATGGTGACGAAGTGAGTCGCCAGTCTCGAGGCAGAGGCTACGTCGGCGTCGCGTCCGCGTATCGCGCTCAAGAACAATTGAACTGA